The nucleotide sequence TTCCAGAACAGCACCGCCGCGTTGAACAGCATCCCGAATTCGCCGTGGTTCTGCCACCTGTAACACGGGTTGGTGGCGAACGCGACGATGCGACCCTTGCCGACGGGCGTGTCGAGGATGGCGGCCCTGCGACGCGTTTCACTGGCGCCGCGCATCAGGCCGCTGAGCACACCCTCGTCGCCACCCGTGAACCGCATCAGTATCTGCCCCTCGTCTTCCTCGGGGACCTGGAACAGCGGTCCGTTCGCGTAGCGCACAGGCACCTCCTTGGAGGCATACCCGAAGAAGATCGGATGCTCGGGCTTCTGGATCTCCGCCCGGACGATGGGACCCGGCGCGTAGAAACCGGCGCTCGGCCGTCCTGCCGTCACCGTCCGGAGCAGGCCGAATTCCGCGGGCATGTACGACGAGGCGCCGAGCGTGATGAGTACGCCGCCGTCCTCGACGAACGCCTGCAGCGCGAGCACGCCTTCGAGACCCATGCCGCCGGAGATGTCGTCGGTCTCGCCATACGTCCCGAGCGAGGGGAACTGCGCGTCCTTGCGATACGGCAGCGGACGACCCTTGCTCTCCACGTCGTACACCAGCGACTTCCCGGTGGTGGCCTGCGTGGGAATCAGGATGACGTCGTAGGACGACCGCAGCGATCCGCGGCGGATCCGTTCCTTGTAGATCAGGTCGTACGGGATGCCGAACTCGTCGAACGCGTGGCGCACCCAGCCCACTTCCTGCGTGCGACCCCACGTGGAGAACATCGCGAGTCGTGGGAGATCCACCGGTACCGTCGCCACGTCGGGCATCGTCGCCAGCGCCGTGGCGTCGAGGCCGACGCGTGCGATCGCGTCGGTGAACGTACGTCCCGCGCTTGCGGGAATCAGGAATGAGCCGGCGGGAATGCTCCCATCGCCAAGCGTGAACGCCGACTGCGCCGCGCGGACGTCGACTGCCGATCCGAGCGCGAGGCGCAGGCGCAGCATGTCGTTCGAGCCGTGGTGAGCGACGAGCCAGCCTGCCGTCGCCGGTCCGCCCGCGACGCTGCCCGTCCGCGCCGTACTCGTCGCCGCCGTCATCGCGGCGTCGAAGATCGCCTTGTCGGCCGTGGGCTTCACGTCCACCTGCAGCATCAGCCCCATCGTCCAGCCCGTGTCGTCGTAGGTACGCAGCGACGGGTCGGGGAACGTCTGCTTCTCGAGCAGCGTCTTGACGAGGCGGCCGTACGGCTGGTCGCGTCGCACCACGAACGAGCCCGCCTGATACGTGCCGTCCGAGAGCGTGACGTCCCTGGTGAGCGTCGAGATCTCGATCCCCTGCCGTCGCAGCAGCGTGAGCAGCAGCTCGACGCGCGTGTGATCCTTCTGCCCCGCGGGCACGATGAAGGCGAACGGCGCGTCAGTGCGCCCCGACTCGAGGCTGTTGCGGCTCTTGCGATAGAAGTTCTCGACGATCACCTCGGGGAACGCCGCCGCGTACTGCAGCGCCGAGAGGACGGCCGTCTGCATGTAGTTCGTGTTGTTGCGCATGGACCACACGACTTCGCGGTAGGGCGGCAGCGGGCGATACCATTCCCGGCTCGTCTGCCCGGCACCCTGCGGCGGTGCCACCCGCCGCTTCATCGTCGTTGCCCCGCCGTTGCCGAACGTCTCGTACATGCGGACGAGCCCGTTGTGGTTGGACGACATGAACGCGAGATAGCCCGGCGACCACATGTCCACGAATCCGTGCGTCCACACGCCGGGCATGCCGTACTTGGTGAGCTGCGCCATCTCGAAGTTGGCAAACATCGGCAGCTCGCCGTACACGATCGGATCGAGGTTCGGATTGTGCGGCGCCTGCCCGGAGAACGTGTACAGGAATGGCACCGACTCGTGCAGGTCGTGCATCACCGGCGGGTGCGTCTTCAGGTACCACTCCAGGTGCGCTCGCATCGTGACCTGCGAGTAATTGATGTCGCGATTGTTGTCGTGGAAGATGTACTTCCCCCAGTACGGCGGTCCGTAGATGCGGTCCTTCTCCTCGGTGATGTCCACCATGTGCTGCCGGTACCAGTCGATGTAACGGTCGCGGCCGTCAGGGTCGCTGGCCGGCGTGAAGCTGACGATCACGCGATCGCGGATCTGCCTGAACAGCGGGCCCTCGCTCGCCACGAGGCGATACGCCAGCTCCATCAGCATCTCGGGCGGTCCCGTCTCGCCGCTGTGCAGGCCCGCCATGAGGTGATACATCGGCGGCGTCGTGGCGATGAGGCGCTTTGCCTCGTCCTCGGACAGCCCCCGCGGATCGGCCAGACGCCCGAGGCTCGCGATGTGCGCGTCGAGCTGCTTCATCGTGGACTCGCCGGCCACGTAGACCACCGTCACGTCGCGCCCCTCGTCGGTGGTGCCGATCGTCGTGACGCGGATCCGCGGAGACGCCTTCTCGAGCGCGCGATAGTAGGCAAGGGCCGCGTCCGTCTTCGTCAGGCGCTTCGGCGTGCCCACGTGATATCCGAGCACGTCCTTCGGCGTCGGGATGCCCTTCACGATCGGCAGCTGATCGACGAGCGGACTCAGGAACTCCGGCGACGTCGTCCACTCGCGGATGCTGCTGGCGAAGTCCGCGTCGAACGTCTCGCGAGGCGAGTGGACGGGCTGAGCGTGAGGCAGCGCGCCGGCCAGGGCGACCAAGCCGATGACGAGCGCCCAGGGGCGAAGTCTGGAAACACACATGGCGCGCACTATACCGCCACCGACTCCCGGACCGCCCGTTCGGCAGTCTGGTGCCACGTTCGTGATCGCGATGCCAGATTCGTGATCGGAGCGTCGTCGCACGCCCTCGATCGCCGCGGATTCGAGGAATTCCGGGCGAATGCATGCTGGCATGCCGGTTGCCCCATGGAAGGCGTCGACGGTCTGTTTGTGGCACGATGCCACAGTGCTGGGGAGCCAGAGCGTCGGCAGCAGGGGCTGCGCGATTCTGCGCGGCCTCTGCCCGTTCTCTCTCGTCCTCCTCTCCACCCACCCTGGCGAGGACGCGTGAACCCCCGTCTCGACATCAACGCCGACCTCGGCGAACACGACGGTCCGCCAGACGATGCGGCGCTGGCGCTGGTGCGCGTGGTGACGTCGGTCAACGTGGCCTGCGGTGGACATGCCGGCGACGAGGACAGCATGCGGGGCACGGTGGCAGAAGCCGTGCGATGCGGCGTCACGATTGGCGCGCACCCGTCGTATCCGGATCGCGCCGGCTTCGGCCGGCGCGTCGTGCCGCTGTCGCCCGACGCGATTGCCGCGTGCGTGGCCGTGCAGGTTCGCGTGCTGTGTGACTGTGCGGCGCGCGAAGGTGGCGTGGTGCGCCACGTCAAGCCGCACGGCGCGCTCTACAACGTCGCGTGGGTGGACAGCGATGTCGCCGCGGCCATCGTCGCCGGCATCGACAGCGTCGATCCTGGCCTGGCACTGTATGCGCCGTACGGGTCGGCGCTCGCGCGCGCCGCCGCGTCGCACCGTGTGGTATACGAGGGCTTCCTCGACCGTGCGTACGAAGACGAGGGCACGCTCACGCCGCGAGACGTGGCGGGGGCCGTGCTGCACGACGCGGACGTGGCGTGCGCGCGGGCCGTCGAGTGGGCACGAACCGGCATCGTCACGACGCGCACGGGCCGCGCGCTCGCGCTGCCGATCGACACGTTGTGCGTCCACGGCGACACGGCGGGTGCGCTGGCGCTGGCGACGCGCACCCGTGCGGCCCTCGACGCGGTCGGCGTTCACGTGATGCCATGGGACGCGTGATGGTTGCGCGCAGAGGGGACGCGCACACGGACGCGCAGGGCAGGATGAGAAACGAGGCTGAGACGGGCATGATGCAGCGGACGTGGCAACGGGTGCGACAGGCGGCGGTGTGGGTGGTGCTTGGCGGCGCGGTGGTGCATGCGCAGCCGCGTGGCCTGGCGCCTGCCGACTACTACAAGGAAGTGGTGGTCGAGGACGTCGCCGTGCGTCCGCAGGGCGACATGGTGGCGTTCACCGTGATGACGATCGTCGAGACGGACAACGCGCGGCATCGCGAGATCTGGCTGCAGCCGCTCGTGCAGGGACGTCCGAGCGGCGATGCCTACCGTTTCACGTCGCCGACGGAGAACTCGACGAACCCGCGCTGGAGTCCCGACGGCGCGCTCCTGGCCTTCACGTCGCGTCGCGACAAGGACGAGAACACCGCGTGGTTCGCGCGCGTCGGCGGCGCGGGCGGCGAGGCGTTCCACATCGACGGTGTCGGCGCCGACCCGGTGTGGTCGCCCGACGGCAAGTGGATCGCGTACGTCAAGGCGCCGACGCGCGACAAGGACGGCGATGGCGTGGCCGACAAGAAGGAAGAGCGCGAGGGGTGGATCGCACCTGACGCCGTCTCGAAGACGCTCGACGCGAAGCGCTTCGACGGCCGCGTGGTGACGTCCACGCGCTACAAGTCCAACGGCACGCTCCCCTGGATGCCGCACTACTCGACGCGCGACGTCGCGCAGATCTTCGTCGCGCCGGCCGCCGGCGGTGCGCCCGCGCAGGTCACGCGCCTGGCGTTCGCGCCGTCGCAGATCGGATGGTTGCCCGACAGCGAGACACTGATCTTCGCCGGCGACGATCAGCAGGACAACGAGCGCAACACCGAGCTCACGAGCGACCTGTTCGTCGTGAGCCGCACCGGTGGGGAGCCGCGCCGGCTCACCACGAATCCCGGCGCGGAACGCGCGCCGGCCGTGTCGCCGGGCGGCGACCGGCTCGCCTTCCTCCACCAGTCGCGCGCCGGCGCCGAGACGGATCTGATCGTCGTGGACCTCGCGCCGGACGGCAGCTTCCGTGGCACGCCACGCAATCTCACCGCCTCGTGGGACCGCGTGCCCGGCGCGCCGCGCTGGACACCCGACGGCCGCCGCCTGCGATTCGACGCCGAATCCAACGGCAACGCACACGTCTTCGAGGTGGCGGTCGACGGCACGCCGCGCGTGCGCGCGGTCACGACGGGCGACGTCCAGATCCGTGCGGCATCGGAGAGCCGCGACGGCGCCGTGATGGCCTATCGACTCGACTCGCCGTTGTCGCCGGCGGAACTCTACGTCTCGGCCGGAGATGGCAGCGCGGCGCGCCAGGCCACGCGCTTCAACGCGGCGTGGCTGGCAGGCGTCACGCTGCAGGCGCCAGAGCGCCTCACGTGGAAGGTGGCCGATGGCACCGAGATCGAAGGGTGGCTCGTGAAACCGATCGGTTACGTACCAGGACGATCGTACCCGTTCGTCCTGAAGATCCACGGCGGGCCGCACACGCAGTACGGCAACACGTGGTTCTCGACGTTTCACATCCTGTCGGGATCCGGGTTCTTCGTGCTGTACCCCAATCCGCGTGGCTCGTCGGGCTATGGGCACGCCTTCACGTACGCGACGCGCGGCAAGTGGGGTGAACTCGACAGCGAGGATTACCTGCGCGGCGTCGATGCCGTCCTCGCACGCTACCCGGACATCGATCCGAAGCGCCTCGGCGTGTCGGGCGGCAGCTACGGCGGCTTCATGAGCAACTGGCTCAGCGCCACAACGACGCGATTCTCCGCCGTCGTGACGAGCCGGTCGATCACCAACTGGGAGAGCTGGTACGGAACGTCGGATGCGCAACGGCTCACCGAGTACGAGTTCGGCGGTACGCCGTGGGAGGCGCGCGACGTCTACCGGCGGTTGTCGCCGATCTCCTACGTGGAGCGCGTGACCGCGCCGACGCTCATCATCAACGGCGAGAACGACTGGCGGACGCCGCCGGGCGATGGCGAGCAGTGGTTCATGGCGCTCAAGAAGCGCAACGTGCCCGTCGAACTCGTGAACTACCCGCGCTCGACGCACGACCTCTCGCGCACGGGCGAACCGTGGCTGCTGGTGGATCGCCTGGAGCGCATCCGCAGCTGGTTCGTGCACTGGCTCGCCGACGTCAAACGGTAGGTCGCATCGCCCCTACGCCCGTTCGACTCTGGTGACCTGATTGAGGAGGACGTGCAGGTTGACGCGGTCGCCCGGGTGCAGGCCTGCGTCGACGTCCTCCGCCCCTACACGCGCGACGTGCACGACCTCGGCCTCATCGTCGGCCTTCACGTAGTGGACGTCGTAGGAGACCTGCCCGTGGATGCTGACGGGCTGCACCTTCGTGAGTACGCCGATCTGGATGCCGCGAAGCATGCGTCTATTCTCACCCGCCCATGAGCAGCATGAGCAGGGCCTTCTGCGCGTGCAGGCGATTCTCTGCCTGATCGAAGATGATCGAGGCGGGCCCGTCCATCACCTCGTCGGTGGCCTCTTCGCCGCGATGCGCCGGCAGGCAGTGCATGAAGACGGCGTCGCCGGCGGCCTTCATGAGGGCGGCGTTCACCTGGAACGGCGCGAACACCTTGCGCCGGTGCTGCGCCTCGGCCTCCTGGCCCATCGACGTCCACGCATCCGTGTACACCGCCGACGTGCCGGCCACGGCGGCCTTCGCGTCGCGGAAGACCTCCAGCGTGGCGCCATGGCGCGCGAGCCCGCGCAGCTGTTCGTCGATCGCCGCGGGGAACTCGTAGTCGCGAGGCGCGGCGAGGCGGACGTGCATACCCAGCATCAGCGCGCCCTGCGCGAGCGACGTCGCGACGTTGTTGCCGTCGCCGACGAAGGTGAGCGTGTGCCCCTTCAACTCGCCGAAGTGGTTGCGGAGCGTGAGCAGGTCGGCCAGTGCCTGACACGGGTGCTCCTCGTCGGTGAGCGCGTTGACCACGTGCAGCCGCGGGGCCGCCGTGGCGAACTCCACGAGGCGATCCTGCGCGAACGTGCGGATCACGACGCCGGACACCCAGCGTTCGAGGTTGCGCGCCACGTCGGCGATCGGTTCGCGTTCGCCCATCGCCACGTCCTGTGGCGGGGCGATCACGTCGCCGCCGAGTTCGCGCACGGCGATCTCGAACGTGCACCGCGTGCGCAGCGACGGCTTCTCGAAGAGCAGCGCCACGTGCTGGCCAGCGAGCGCCGTCGCGCCGAAACTCCTGATCCCGCGTGCCCGCTCCTGCTCGAGCAGCGCCGCTGCCTGCAGCACGTCGGCCAGTTCCGCCGGTGAGATGTCGGTGAGCGAGAGGAAGTGCTGCGTCCGCAGCGTTCGTATCGCCGCCGGCTTGCGTGAGCCCCGCGTTACCCGCGCCGTACGTGTCGTTCGAGCCATGTCCCTGGTCCTGACGTCCCTGGTCCTGACGTCCCCGGTCCTGCGTGTGGTGTCCCGCGCCCTGTCGTCAGGTCCGATACTCCGCGTTGATCGTCACGTACTCGCGGCTCAGGTCGCAGGTCCACATCGTGGCTTCCTCGCCGCCGCCAGTGCCGAGGTCCACGCTCACGCTGATGTCCTTGTTCCGCAGGTACTCGGCGGCCTGCGGCGCGCGTTCGTCGAACGGACGCCCGCCCTCGAAGAGAACGACATCGCCGATGCGGACGGCTGCACCCTGGAGATCGAAGCCCACGCCTGCGCGTCCTGCCACGGCCACGAGACGACCCCAGTTCGGATCGCCGCCGTGGATGGCGGTCTTCACCAGCAGCGAGTTCGCGATGGCGCGTGCGGCCTGCTTCGCCTCGTCATACGTGCGCGCACCGGTGACGGTCACCGTCACGAGCTTGGTCGCGCCCTCTCCGCCGCGCACGATCTCGGTGGCGAGGAAGCGCGCGACTTCGTAGAGCGCATCGGAGAGCAGCGGAGCCTCGGCTTCGCCGATCGTCACGCCGCTGGCACCGTTGGCAAGCAGCGCCACGCAGTCGTTGGTGGAGCACTCGCCGTCGACGGTGATGGCGTTGAACGTGTGGTCGGTCACCTCCGCCAGCACGCGTTGCAGCAATGGCGCGGGCACTGCCGCATCGCACGTCAGCACGCCGAGCATCGTGGCCATGCGGGGCTCGATCATCCCCGAACCCTTGGAGATGCCGCCGACGCGGAACGTGCCCTTCGGGGTGGTCACCTCCACGGCCCGCTCCTTCGGGAACGGGTCGGTGGTCATGATCGCGTGCGCCGCGCGGGCATGGCCGTCGCGCGACAGGTCGTCTGTCGCGGCGATGATGCCCTGCGTCACGGTGCGCGGATCGAGCTGCACGCCGATCACGCCCGTGGACATCACGAGCACCTCCTCGAGGTCGCACTCCACCGCACGCGCCGTTTCGGCGGCCATGAGGTGCGCAACCTGGCGGCCCTGATCGCCCGTGCAGGCGTTGGCGCAGCCCGAGTTGATCACGACAGCGCGGGCGTGCCCGCCGGACGCGCGCAGGTGCTCGCGAGAGACGACGATCGGCGGCGCGACGGCCAGGTTCGTGGTGAACACGGCAGCGGCCGTCGCCGGCGTGTCAGACACGACGAGCGCGAGGTCGAGCCTCTCGGGATTGGCCTTGATGCCGCAGTGCACGCCGGCGGCCCGGAAGCCGGCCGGCGCGGTGATGCCACCTTCAATGGTCGTGATCATCGATGCAGGACGAGGACGGAGGACTCCGCGGTGCGGGGTTGAGCCGCGCGACGGCTGGTGCGCACGGCAGACATGCTGCCGACCTGCGTGCCTCGCAGCGGCAGCGCGACGGCGTACTGCCCGCACGTCCGGAACTTCGGACACGCCACGCAGTCTGTCGCAATCTTCTCGGGCAGCCACGTGTGCGGCACGATCGTGAAGCCGAGGCGCACGAAATGCGCGGCTTCGTGCGTGAACGCGCACAGCGTGCCGAACTGCTCACGGCGCGCCGTGGCGCCGAGCGACTCGATCAACGCCGGGCCGAGCCGCTTGCCGCGGTGCGCGGCGTCGATCACCAGCGAACGCACCTCGGCGACGGTGCCGCTCAGCGGCGCCAGTTCCGCGCAGCCGACGAGCGCATCGCCCGCCACGATCACGAGGAAGCGCTCGGCATGACGGCGCAGGTCGTCGAGCGTGCGCGGCAGCAGGTGTCCTTCCTCGAGGCTCGCCGTGATCAGGGCCAGCATCGCCTCGGCCTGCGCCGGCGTACCGCGCTGGATCGCGTACCCATCCGGCAACGCGTGTGCCGGCGCCACCTCGATGGGTGCCAGGGGGACGGGCATGTCAGGCTCCTTCGACGGCCGTGAGCGCGGCGTCGAGGCGCGAGATCGCCTCGGCGATCTCCGCTTCGGTGATCACGTATGGCGGCAGCAGGCGCACCACGCGCTCGGCCGTGCGATTCACGATCAATCCGCGTTCGAGCGCGGCGGGTACCACGGGAGCGGCGTCGCGGTCGAGCACGAGTCCCTGGATGAGGCCCGCGCCGCGCACGCCGACGACGCTCGGATGCCGATCCGCCAGCGATCGCAACGCGTCGGCGAAAATCGGGCCCATGCGCCGCACGTGATCGAGCAGGCCGCCTTCGAGCGCGTCGAGCACCGCGAGCGCCGCACGGCACGCCAGCAGGTTGCCGCCGTACGTCGTGCCGTGGTCGCCCGCGCTGATCGCATTCGCGACACGCGACGACACGAGTACCGCGCCGACGGGCACGCCGGCGCCGAGTGCCTTGCCGACCGAGATCAGATCCGGCGACAGGCCGAGCGTGCGCGAGTGGAACATCTGTCCGGTGCGGCCGAGGCCCGACTGCACCTCGTCGGCGATGTAGAGCGCGCCCGTCTGCTCGCAGGCGGTGTTGATCGCCGCGACGATCTGCGGCGGCAGCGGACGTACGCCGCCCTCGCCCTGGATCGGCTCGGCGATGATCGCGGCCGTCCTGTCGCTCACGGCCGCGAGCAGGTCGGCGGGATCCTCGTTCGACACGAAGCGCACTTCGGGCACCAGGGGCTCGAACGGCGTCCTGTAGTGCTCGTCCCACGTCGTCGACAGCGCACCCATCGTCCGGCCGGAGAAGCCACGCTCGAACGCGATGAACTGTGGGCGCGGCGTGCCGGCCGTGTACCAGTACCGTCGCGCGAACTTCAGGCAGCCTTCGACGGCCTCGGTGCCGCTGTTGCAGAAGAACGCACGCGCGAGGCCCGACGCCTTCGCGAGACGCTCGGCCACCACGCCCTGGTACGGGTGGAAGAACAGATTCGACGTGTGGACCAGTTCACCGACCTGCTCGCGCACGGCAGCAACCAGTGCGGGATGCGTGTGCCCGAGCACGTTCACCCCGATGCCCGACAGCATGTCGAGATAGCGCGTGCCGTCGTCGGCCACGAGCCATACGCCCTCGCCACGCACGAACACCACCGGCTGACGCCTGTACGTCTGGAGGACGTAGGCGGCTTCAGTGGCCTGGACGGTGGTGGCAGCGGTGGCGGAAGCAGATGACATGGGAACCTCGGGAATGTCAGGATTTCAAGAGTTCAGGATTTCACGATTGCAGGGAAGGTTCAGCGGATGCTGGTGCCGCGGCGTTCGACGATCGACGGGGCCGTCCGGCCGTCGACGATGGTGACGGTGGCGACGCCACGGGCATGAGCCGTGGTGGCGGCGCGGAGTTTGGCGATCATGCCTGCCGACGCCGTGCCGTCCTGCATCAGCGCGTCGGCCTGCGCCGGCGTCAGCGATGCGATGGTCTGTCCCGCGCCGTCGAGTACGCCG is from Acidobacteriota bacterium and encodes:
- the argF gene encoding ornithine carbamoyltransferase, with protein sequence MRTQHFLSLTDISPAELADVLQAAALLEQERARGIRSFGATALAGQHVALLFEKPSLRTRCTFEIAVRELGGDVIAPPQDVAMGEREPIADVARNLERWVSGVVIRTFAQDRLVEFATAAPRLHVVNALTDEEHPCQALADLLTLRNHFGELKGHTLTFVGDGNNVATSLAQGALMLGMHVRLAAPRDYEFPAAIDEQLRGLARHGATLEVFRDAKAAVAGTSAVYTDAWTSMGQEAEAQHRRKVFAPFQVNAALMKAAGDAVFMHCLPAHRGEEATDEVMDGPASIIFDQAENRLHAQKALLMLLMGG
- a CDS encoding LamB/YcsF family protein: MEGVDGLFVARCHSAGEPERRQQGLRDSARPLPVLSRPPLHPPWRGRVNPRLDINADLGEHDGPPDDAALALVRVVTSVNVACGGHAGDEDSMRGTVAEAVRCGVTIGAHPSYPDRAGFGRRVVPLSPDAIAACVAVQVRVLCDCAAREGGVVRHVKPHGALYNVAWVDSDVAAAIVAGIDSVDPGLALYAPYGSALARAAASHRVVYEGFLDRAYEDEGTLTPRDVAGAVLHDADVACARAVEWARTGIVTTRTGRALALPIDTLCVHGDTAGALALATRTRAALDAVGVHVMPWDA
- a CDS encoding acetylornithine/succinylornithine family transaminase, translating into MSSASATAATTVQATEAAYVLQTYRRQPVVFVRGEGVWLVADDGTRYLDMLSGIGVNVLGHTHPALVAAVREQVGELVHTSNLFFHPYQGVVAERLAKASGLARAFFCNSGTEAVEGCLKFARRYWYTAGTPRPQFIAFERGFSGRTMGALSTTWDEHYRTPFEPLVPEVRFVSNEDPADLLAAVSDRTAAIIAEPIQGEGGVRPLPPQIVAAINTACEQTGALYIADEVQSGLGRTGQMFHSRTLGLSPDLISVGKALGAGVPVGAVLVSSRVANAISAGDHGTTYGGNLLACRAALAVLDALEGGLLDHVRRMGPIFADALRSLADRHPSVVGVRGAGLIQGLVLDRDAAPVVPAALERGLIVNRTAERVVRLLPPYVITEAEIAEAISRLDAALTAVEGA
- a CDS encoding S9 family peptidase, with the protein product MRNEAETGMMQRTWQRVRQAAVWVVLGGAVVHAQPRGLAPADYYKEVVVEDVAVRPQGDMVAFTVMTIVETDNARHREIWLQPLVQGRPSGDAYRFTSPTENSTNPRWSPDGALLAFTSRRDKDENTAWFARVGGAGGEAFHIDGVGADPVWSPDGKWIAYVKAPTRDKDGDGVADKKEEREGWIAPDAVSKTLDAKRFDGRVVTSTRYKSNGTLPWMPHYSTRDVAQIFVAPAAGGAPAQVTRLAFAPSQIGWLPDSETLIFAGDDQQDNERNTELTSDLFVVSRTGGEPRRLTTNPGAERAPAVSPGGDRLAFLHQSRAGAETDLIVVDLAPDGSFRGTPRNLTASWDRVPGAPRWTPDGRRLRFDAESNGNAHVFEVAVDGTPRVRAVTTGDVQIRAASESRDGAVMAYRLDSPLSPAELYVSAGDGSAARQATRFNAAWLAGVTLQAPERLTWKVADGTEIEGWLVKPIGYVPGRSYPFVLKIHGGPHTQYGNTWFSTFHILSGSGFFVLYPNPRGSSGYGHAFTYATRGKWGELDSEDYLRGVDAVLARYPDIDPKRLGVSGGSYGGFMSNWLSATTTRFSAVVTSRSITNWESWYGTSDAQRLTEYEFGGTPWEARDVYRRLSPISYVERVTAPTLIINGENDWRTPPGDGEQWFMALKKRNVPVELVNYPRSTHDLSRTGEPWLLVDRLERIRSWFVHWLADVKR
- the argJ gene encoding bifunctional glutamate N-acetyltransferase/amino-acid acetyltransferase ArgJ; the encoded protein is MITTIEGGITAPAGFRAAGVHCGIKANPERLDLALVVSDTPATAAAVFTTNLAVAPPIVVSREHLRASGGHARAVVINSGCANACTGDQGRQVAHLMAAETARAVECDLEEVLVMSTGVIGVQLDPRTVTQGIIAATDDLSRDGHARAAHAIMTTDPFPKERAVEVTTPKGTFRVGGISKGSGMIEPRMATMLGVLTCDAAVPAPLLQRVLAEVTDHTFNAITVDGECSTNDCVALLANGASGVTIGEAEAPLLSDALYEVARFLATEIVRGGEGATKLVTVTVTGARTYDEAKQAARAIANSLLVKTAIHGGDPNWGRLVAVAGRAGVGFDLQGAAVRIGDVVLFEGGRPFDERAPQAAEYLRNKDISVSVDLGTGGGEEATMWTCDLSREYVTINAEYRT
- a CDS encoding GNAT family N-acetyltransferase, with translation MPVPLAPIEVAPAHALPDGYAIQRGTPAQAEAMLALITASLEEGHLLPRTLDDLRRHAERFLVIVAGDALVGCAELAPLSGTVAEVRSLVIDAAHRGKRLGPALIESLGATARREQFGTLCAFTHEAAHFVRLGFTIVPHTWLPEKIATDCVACPKFRTCGQYAVALPLRGTQVGSMSAVRTSRRAAQPRTAESSVLVLHR